The proteins below come from a single Desulfitobacterium metallireducens DSM 15288 genomic window:
- a CDS encoding MutS-related protein: MKEPQKIYARRKQSFEKLHKKQQQTANRLSNYRLITIILGFALAFFFYRTFNSFMSIAMGFLTIILFIYLAIQHKRVRIQLKYSEILIELNRKGKDRLTGDWVKFKDSGVEFKDVNHPYGSDLDLFGQGSIFQWINSARTPRGRETLAKVLKEPLKDPSEITTRQKAIIELAQKLSWRQRFESEGILISDQLKSTEALIRWAEESDESYLQPLVKLGMRILPLVTVLMIILYGLQLAIPWQIPTLLVVVQYILLKVYGTERAQVLSTVYRYEASIKTYTKMLKHLEDQNYTSPWLKVRQEILRNKSGQPAYQQIQKLSKIADWISNRENAIFLIVNILTLWDYQCMIALEEWKKESGKLLIKWLEVLAEIEALSSLANIRFDNPDWAMPEILSSNGLAAQKMGHPLLTQKKVTNDFEMKSPSGVILITGSNMSGKSTFLRTVGSNLVLAYTGAPVCAKTFSCSLMNIWTCMRVSDNLEQSISSFYAEILRIKQIVEAAKTDKPVFFLLDEIFKGTNSHDRHYGAKALINQLQKDGEIGLISTHDLELGELEKESHGRVKNYNFREFYQDQEIHFDYKLRPGISTTRNALYLIKMAGIELDEEI, translated from the coding sequence ATGAAAGAGCCCCAAAAAATCTATGCACGTAGAAAACAATCTTTCGAGAAACTTCATAAGAAGCAACAACAGACAGCCAATCGTTTAAGTAACTATCGTTTAATCACTATTATCTTAGGCTTCGCTCTGGCTTTCTTTTTCTATCGAACTTTTAATTCTTTTATGAGCATAGCCATGGGATTTCTCACGATAATCCTTTTCATCTATCTTGCGATTCAACACAAACGCGTCCGTATACAGCTTAAGTATTCGGAAATTTTAATCGAACTCAATCGTAAAGGCAAAGACCGCTTAACAGGCGATTGGGTCAAATTTAAAGATTCTGGTGTTGAATTCAAGGATGTGAACCATCCCTATGGTTCCGATCTAGATTTATTCGGCCAAGGTTCAATCTTTCAGTGGATCAACTCAGCACGAACACCTCGTGGTCGTGAAACACTCGCCAAGGTGCTCAAAGAACCGCTTAAAGATCCTTCGGAAATTACAACAAGACAAAAAGCCATAATTGAGTTAGCTCAGAAGTTATCTTGGCGGCAACGGTTCGAGTCAGAAGGCATACTCATCTCCGATCAACTGAAATCAACTGAAGCGCTTATCCGCTGGGCAGAAGAGTCTGATGAATCCTATCTACAGCCTTTAGTCAAATTGGGAATGCGAATTCTCCCCCTCGTAACCGTTCTCATGATCATACTCTATGGCTTACAGCTCGCGATACCTTGGCAAATACCCACTCTGTTAGTCGTTGTTCAATATATTCTGCTTAAGGTCTATGGAACAGAACGCGCTCAAGTTCTATCGACGGTTTACCGTTACGAAGCGAGTATAAAAACCTATACAAAGATGCTAAAACATCTCGAAGACCAGAATTACACAAGTCCTTGGCTTAAAGTTCGTCAAGAGATTCTCCGTAACAAATCAGGACAACCGGCTTATCAACAAATTCAAAAACTCTCCAAAATTGCGGATTGGATTTCCAATCGGGAAAATGCGATTTTCTTGATCGTTAATATTCTAACTCTCTGGGATTATCAGTGTATGATTGCCCTGGAAGAGTGGAAAAAAGAATCCGGAAAGCTATTAATAAAGTGGCTAGAAGTTCTTGCCGAGATCGAAGCTCTTTCCAGCCTTGCCAATATCCGCTTCGACAATCCAGACTGGGCCATGCCTGAAATACTCTCATCAAATGGCCTAGCTGCTCAGAAAATGGGCCATCCTTTACTCACTCAGAAAAAAGTGACGAATGATTTTGAAATGAAATCACCCTCAGGTGTTATTTTGATTACAGGATCGAATATGTCAGGGAAAAGTACCTTTCTGCGAACAGTAGGAAGTAATCTCGTTCTCGCTTATACGGGCGCACCCGTCTGTGCCAAGACATTCAGCTGTTCCCTGATGAATATTTGGACCTGTATGCGTGTCAGTGATAATTTGGAACAAAGTATCTCCTCTTTTTATGCAGAAATTCTTCGAATCAAGCAAATTGTCGAAGCTGCCAAAACGGACAAACCTGTTTTCTTCCTCCTCGATGAAATCTTCAAAGGAACGAACTCCCATGATCGACATTATGGTGCTAAGGCCCTTATTAACCAATTGCAAAAAGATGGCGAAATTGGACTTATTTCGACCCATGATTTAGAGC
- a CDS encoding mechanosensitive ion channel family protein: protein MSWEYITSYETLKNLGISIGIFLLFLFFKKIFIKDIFELILKLSKKTPTDFLSYVCLAFEHPARWLFVIIGLYVALGYFPFINQSDPIILKLIRSSIIALISWGLFNLSSVSSHIFTKLNERFDLKIDQILIPFLSKALQAIIIAISISIIAKEFDYDVNGFVAGLGLGGLAFALAAKDALANLFGGIVIISEKPFSIGDWIMTPSVDGTVEDINFRSTKVRTSAQALVTVPNATLANQAITNWSKMGKRQISFRLGVTYDTPKNKLERIVRKINDLLKNHEDIHPETIIVAFDQYNESSLDIFLNFFTKTTVYEEYLRVKEDINFKIMEIIEEEEVSLAFPSRTLYFDSQTHDSCR, encoded by the coding sequence ATGTCTTGGGAATATATTACTTCTTACGAAACCCTCAAAAATCTAGGGATTTCTATAGGGATTTTCCTGTTGTTCCTATTTTTCAAGAAAATCTTTATTAAAGATATTTTTGAACTCATCTTAAAATTAAGCAAGAAAACGCCAACTGATTTTTTATCTTACGTCTGCCTTGCCTTTGAACATCCTGCCCGCTGGCTCTTTGTAATAATCGGGCTCTACGTGGCCCTCGGTTATTTCCCCTTTATTAATCAATCCGACCCGATTATTTTAAAATTGATCAGATCTTCGATCATTGCTCTTATTTCTTGGGGACTTTTTAACCTGTCTTCAGTTTCTTCTCATATCTTTACAAAATTGAATGAACGCTTTGACCTTAAAATCGACCAAATCCTCATCCCTTTCCTTTCTAAAGCGCTTCAAGCTATTATAATTGCCATTAGCATTAGTATAATCGCTAAAGAATTTGATTACGATGTTAATGGTTTTGTTGCCGGTCTTGGTCTGGGAGGTCTTGCTTTCGCCTTAGCGGCAAAGGACGCACTTGCGAATTTATTCGGAGGAATTGTGATTATCTCCGAAAAGCCCTTTTCGATTGGGGATTGGATTATGACTCCAAGTGTTGATGGAACAGTTGAAGACATAAACTTTCGAAGCACCAAGGTAAGGACATCGGCTCAAGCCCTCGTAACCGTTCCTAATGCCACTTTAGCGAATCAAGCTATCACAAACTGGAGTAAAATGGGAAAACGACAAATCTCCTTCAGGTTAGGTGTAACCTATGATACCCCTAAAAACAAATTAGAACGAATCGTCCGAAAGATCAATGATTTATTAAAAAATCATGAGGATATTCACCCGGAAACAATTATCGTTGCTTTTGATCAATACAATGAGAGCAGCTTAGACATTTTCCTCAATTTCTTCACTAAAACAACGGTTTACGAAGAATATCTAAGGGTAAAGGAAGATATCAACTTCAAGATTATGGAGATCATCGAAGAGGAAGAAGTTTCACTAGCCTTTCCCAGTAGAACACTCTATTTTGATTCTCAAACACATGATTCTTGTAGATAA
- a CDS encoding DUF4309 domain-containing protein → MVIMANRLFKNKGLRRVIAGLVLSLLIGCSPFSSPSPNPSSETDSTSQLSQSLLLNMRKSAEQGKVINSDFAVKTAVLEDVKKKWGEPDKTDWVPAAKGTYVTYSDQALVVGFNKGMQIFEVRSFDQKLQKVSLAKTKEVYGAPAYDVKLNGEEIIGYTAGQEFKIELVFPEPTHNNPNPLLDHYLVLYPQGTVNSMANDPGRQW, encoded by the coding sequence ATGGTAATTATGGCAAACAGATTATTCAAAAATAAGGGATTGAGAAGGGTGATTGCTGGTTTGGTATTAAGTCTTCTTATCGGGTGTTCCCCATTCAGTTCGCCATCTCCAAATCCATCCTCAGAAACGGACTCGACTTCTCAATTATCCCAATCTCTATTACTCAATATGAGAAAATCAGCCGAACAAGGAAAAGTCATAAATAGCGATTTTGCGGTTAAGACAGCCGTACTTGAGGATGTTAAAAAGAAATGGGGCGAGCCAGACAAAACCGATTGGGTTCCGGCCGCTAAAGGGACTTATGTAACGTATTCAGATCAAGCCCTTGTCGTTGGTTTCAACAAAGGCATGCAAATCTTTGAAGTACGCTCCTTCGATCAGAAACTACAAAAGGTTTCTCTTGCTAAAACGAAAGAAGTTTATGGAGCTCCCGCTTACGATGTTAAATTGAACGGGGAAGAAATCATTGGGTATACTGCAGGTCAGGAATTTAAGATTGAGTTGGTATTTCCTGAACCGACCCATAATAATCCCAATCCACTACTGGATCACTATCTCGTTCTCTATCCGCAAGGGACGGTTAACTCGATGGCAAACGATCCGGGACGGCAATGGTGA